ATTCTGTGAAAGAACATTTTCCACTACCTTCCCTATTTTTTCAAAACTTGAAGTGAATGGACCAAATACAGATCCACTTTACTCACACTTAAAAAAGAGTGCACCAGGAATCTTCGGTTCACTTGATATCAAATGGAATTTTACAAAATTCTTAATCGATAAATATGGGAAGGTTGTTAAACGTTATGCACCAATTACAAAACCAGAAGCAATTGAAAAGGATATAGAGAAACTTGTCCAAGGTTAAGTCACAGAAAGAAGAGGTTCTTTTGTTAAAGAACCAAATTTGTTTTTCGATGTATTCTTCAATGCATCGATTGATGAAACTCTATCGTCCGCTTCTGGCGGACATAGGGTTAACTTACCCACAATACCTGGTAATGCTTGTTATGTGGGAAGAAAAGGAAACAACTGTAAGTAAACTTGGTGAAAAATTAGAGTTGGATTCTGGCACTTTAACACCACTATTGAAAAGACTAGAATTGGCAGGGTATCTTCAAAGGACACGCAGTATCGAAGATGAAAGAATGGTGATTCTGTCGCTTACGAAAAATGGAAAACAGTTACGAGAAAAGGCGAAAAACATTCCTGAGCAAATATTTTGTTTATCGGGAATAAAAGAAAACCAAGCAGTTCAATTGAAGGCTATTTTGGACGAAATCGGTTAGGGAGAATCGTTAAGATTAGTAGAAATATCGAAAGTTTTGCTTGACGATGTTAGACTGTATAAAAATGTTCTAACAACGTTTAGGTTTAATAGAAACCTATACAACGTAAGTGAAGGTGCAACTAAGGTATGCTAAAGCTGTTTAAGTCCCTTTGCTTTTCCATTCTATTTTTTTCGGTTTCATGTAAGGCTTCCGAATTTGAGAATTTTTGTGATCCCCTTGGGAATAAGTTTTTAGACACTTTGCTTTTTAAATGGGCAACCTCCGACAATAGCTCAACTTGCGGTAAAGTTTACCTCCCTTCCATTCCAAAAGAAATATTAGAATACTCCATCCCGAGTTTAGGTGTTGTAGGTATCATTACAAACAATCAAATTGTAATCACTTCTGAAACCATTGTTTCGATTTCATCTTATGTTGCTAGTTTTAAGACAAACGGTGTTTCTGTCTCAGTCAATGGAGTCCAACAAACGAGTGGTGAGACTTTAAATGACTATAATTCTGCACTAAAGTACGTTGTGACGGGAGCAGATGGGAGCACAAATGAATACACTGTGCAAATGGTAGCACCCCGAGTTGTGGGATCTGGTTCTCTTCGTCTTTGGTTTAAGGCAGACCAACTAACGCTAAATGATGGAGATCCAGTATTGACTTGGTCTGATGTCAGTGGTTATGGAAATCATGTAACGCAAGCAGCATACCCGACAGTGCATACACTATTTCGAAAAGGTCAAGTCAATGGATACCCAATAGCAGAATTTAGAAGTTCTGATAAATCTCGAATGGAGTTAGTTACGGGAGCTACAGGACTTTATGTTAATGCGAGCGGAAGTGTTTTTTTTGTGATGAAATTGATTCAGACAGTAGGGGGCGGTGTTACATTGCTGAATTTAGATGGATCGGGGGGAAGAGAAATTGCAATCAACAATCCTGTATCTGATTACTTTATATGTAAAAATGCTGGTACCTGTGTCTCTTTATCTGGGTTACCAATCCCAATATCCAAGTTTTTAGCCATTGGATCAGTTCAGATATTAACTACCAATGTTCGTATCTACTGGAATGGGATCTTAAAAGGCCAACTGCCGATTACAACTGATTATGGCGGTGCGAATCCCAATTCTCTTTATTTAGGCAACGGGAATTTAGATATTGATCTAGCCGAAATGTTATACTTCAATACGGATCTTTCGGAAGCTGAAGTGGAAAAAGTGTTCTTTTATTTGAATACTAAGTATGGGCTGACTGCATTATAAAATTAAATTTTGTTATTATTTGATGTTTTATCAAAAACGTGAACTTTCTCTCCAAAAAATTTATAGTGTTGAAATTCTCCTTCACAAACCGACAAACGTATGATAAATGGAAGTCATTGGGTGGCGGGTGGATAACCCCACCCAGTTCGATTAGGGCGGGGATCTATACCATCCTATCCCCCAAATCACCCCCCCAATCCTACTTGCCCCCATAACCCTACAAACCAAACTACAACCAATGGATCTAAGTACCATCAATCTCAAGAAGTTCCATCTACACTATTTTACTTATTTATTCGTGATTCTAGTTCTAAGTATCCCACTAACAATAGGTTTGGTGGAGGAAGGATTTAGAATCCTGTTTTATATTGGAGGTGCCATTTCCTTTTCTGTGCAAATGGCAATCTTACAATTACGATTCCTACCACGTAAAATACCTGCATTATCAGAGTCAGGCTTCCCACTTTTCACAGTATTCCTCTCGTTTTTTCTAAATCTAGGCATTTTGACTGCGTTTCAGGTCTTAGATTACCCTTTTGAGGCAACTTCTGGATTTTTAATTGCCTATTTCGTCCACCTTCTTTTCCTTGTATTTGCGAGCTATTTCAGTGGAAAATAAGTCTAAATATCGGTTTTTTTTATCATTTTTATTAGTTTTTTCCCTTAGTTTTACGAATGTTTTTGCAAACGATTCGGAAGGGCACAGCTCTGATGAGGGCTTCGATTTCAGCGAAGTGATGGCGCACCACTTAGGTGACGCTCCCATCTTCCCTTTGAACTTCGGGGGCACAATCGTAACGGAAGGCCAACCTGGTTTCGATTCTGAAAATCATGATGTCTTTGTAAACCATGACGGTGTGAAATACCACTACGTTGGTGGTTTAGACATGCACATCACCAAACGAGTGACCATGATGTGGATCGCTTGTTTTTTTATGTTCATTATCTTTATCCCTGCAGCGAACCTCATTTCCAAAAACCCGAAAAAAGTGCATAACAAATTCACTTCGGGTGTGGAAGCGTTCGTGAATTATTTAAAAGAAAACGTTGTAGATGCATCGCTTGACCACCACGGACATTCTTACTACCACTATATCTTCTCTTTGTTTTTCTTCATTCTGTTCTGTAACTTGTTTGGACTTATCCCATCGATCGGGGAGCTGACTGTTGCCGCTTCAGATGGACTTGTAGCACTTGGAGTTTTTGAACACACACCACATTCCCTTCATACCTTTGGAGAAATCTGGTCAGGGATCACTCCTACTGGGGACATCAGTGTCACTCTTTCTCTTGCATCCATCACCTTACTTACGATATACGGAACTGCATTTACATACCAAGGCATTTCCTTCGTAGCACATGCGGTTCCAAAGGGAGTTCCACTCCCACTCTGGCCACTTATGTGGGTATTAGAATTTATTGTTACTCATATTGCACGATCTTTTGCATTAACCATGAGGTTACTTGCCAACATGACAGCAGGACACGTTATGATCCTTGCTTTACTTGGGTTTATTTTTATGAGTGAAAATTGGTTCATTGCACCTGTATCTGTTCTCAGTTCAGTGCTAATCTACTTTTTAGAACTACTTGTAGCTTTTTTACAAGCGTTCATTTTCTCTCTGCTCACAACCGTGTTCATCGGAACTGTGATGCATAGACATTAACATTGGTTTTATTTATATTATAAAACACACAGGAGTGAAACGAAAACAATGGAATTCGGTTTAGGATACATCGCAGTAGGACTCGCAGCAGGACTTGCATTACTTGGTGCAGGAATCGGTATTGGTAGAATTGGTGGATCAGTGGCAGAAAGCATTAGCCGCCAACCAGAAGCAGCTGGAAAGATCCAACTCGTTCTTTACGTAGCAGCAGGTATGATTGAAGGTGCAGCACTTTTCGCAGTGGTAATCGCTCTTCTTATCGCGCTCAAACTCAATGGCTCAATTGACAAAACAATTGGTGCTGGTGCCACTAAAGTAGAACAAGGACAATAGTCTTGGTACTCCTCGCGGCTTCCGGCTTCAATTTGCTGAAAGTCAATCCGGGTCTGGTCATCTGGACCCTGGTCACTTTCTCAGTTGTTGTCTTCGTTCTTAAAAAATTTGCATGGGACAAGATCCTTCATGCTCTCGAAGAACGTGCTTCCGGCATCCAAGGTGATATCAACAAAGCGGAATCTCTTCGTGTTGAAGCAGAAAAGTCTTTAAAAGAATACAAAGACCAACTCTTCAAAGCAACAGAAGAAGCACACAGAATTGTCGATGAAGCTAAGAAAGATGCAGTTGCTCTCCGCACAAAATTGACGGAAGAAGCACACAATGAAGTAAAAGGAATCAAAGACAGTGCTGTTCGAGAAATCGAACTTGCAAAAGGCAGAGCCTTGTCTGAGTTACAAAACCAAATTGTGGAAATGTCCGTTCTCATCGCGAGTGAGATCTTGGAGAAACAATTGAAGAAGGAAGACTATGCTTCCTTTGTTGAAAAAGAGATCGCAAAACTCGATAAACTTAAAATAAAATGAGTCTGAACCAAATTTCAAAGGTTTACGCAACGGCACTTTTGGAGTTAGCTCAGGAAGCTAACTCACTTGAGTCAACGGAAGAGGAATTATCAAGCTTAGTTGATGTTTTCTTTTCCGATGATTCGATTCGCCATTATTTTCTTTCTCCATTGGTTGATCCTTCAGAGAAAGAACAAACTGCCGCAAAGTCAGTTCAAGGGAAGGCATCAGAAATTGTTGCCAACTTCATTACACTTGTGGTTCGCAAAAACAGGTTCCTTTACCTAAAAGATATTTTGGAAGCTTACCGTGCAGGTGTGGACCGACTTAAAAATCGTAGTTCCCTTCGTATCGTTTCCAAAGAATCATTAGGCAAAGAATCAGTGGATCGAATTACGAAGTCCATCGCTTCCAAGTTCGGACGTGAAATTCGTGTCACGGAACAAATGGATCCAGCCCTCATTGGTGGGTTCAAAATCTATATAGACGACTTTTTAATCGATGCCTCAATCCGTGCAAAACTTGCCGGAACAAGAGAGGCTCTCCTCCAAAAGAAAATCCCAGTCGGAGCATTTGAATGAAAATTAAAACAGACGAAGTTACGTCGGTACTAAAACAAGAAATTAAAAACTTCAAGAAAGACCTTCAAGTTGAAGAAGTCGGAACAGTTCTCGAAGTCGGGGACGGGATTGCGAGAGTTTACGGACTCACAAACGTAATGTCAGGAGAGCTCGTTGAATTCCAAAACGGAGTTCGAGGCCAAGCCTTCAACTTAGAAGAAAATTCAGTTGGGGTTGTTATCTTTGGTGATTATATTAAAATCGAAGAAGGTTTCACAGTTAAACGTGTGGGAAAAATCTTCGAAGTTCCAGTGGGACCAGAACTTCTCGGTCGTGTGCTTAACCCGCTTGGGGAAGTGATCGACGGAAAAGGACCTCTCAACGCGAAAAAAACAAGACCAGTTGAGTCTCCAGCTCCTGGAATCGCGATGAGAAAATCAGTTCACGAACCGATGCAAACAGGTATCAAAGCGATTGATGCAATGATCCCAATTGGACGTGGACAAAGAGAGCTCATCATTGGTGACCGTGGAACAGGAAAAACTTCCATCGCGATCGACACCATCATCAACCAAAAAGGGAAAGGTGTGATTTGCGTTTACGTAGCGATTGGACAAAAAGCATCAACAGTTGCTTCCACCATCGAAATGTTACGCGAAAAAGGTGCTCTTGAGTATACGATCATCGTATCAGCAAACGCATCGGAACCTGCTCCTATGTTATACATTGCTCCTTACTCAGGTGCAACAATGGCTGAATACTTTATGTATGAAGAAGGGAAAGCAACTCTCGTTGTTTACGATGACCTTTCCAAACAAGCCGTAGCATACCGACAAATGTCACTTCTACTTCGCCGCCCACCAGGTCGTGAAGCATATCCTGGGGACGTATTCTACCTTCACTCTCGCCTCCTTGAAAGAGCAGCGAAACTCGATGATAAATTTGGTGGTGGGTCTATGACTGCACTTCCAATCATTGAAACACAAGAAGGGGAAGTATCAGCATACATTCCTACAAACGTAATTTCCATCACAGATGGTCAGATTTACCTTCAATCCAATTTATTTGCATCGGGCCTTCGCCCTGCGGTGGATGTGGGAATTTCTGTATCACGGGTTGGATCTGCAGCGCAAATCAAAGCGATGAAAAAAGTAGCGGGAACACTCAAGTCAGACCTTGCACAGTTCCGTGACTTAGAAGCGTTTGCACAGTTAGGAACGGAACTCGATCCAGTGACACAAGCACAGCTTGATCGTGGATACCGAGTTCTTGAAATTTTAAAACAACCAAACAACTCTCCAACACCAGTGGAAGAACAAGTGATTTCGATCTTTGCTGTGACAAAAGGATTTATGGATACAATTCCTACTGCAAAAGTAAGAGAATTCGAAGCCTTCCTTTTGAAAACAATGAGAGAGCAACACCCAGAAATTTTGGAAGAAATCAGAACTGCCAAAGAAGTAAAACAAGAAGCAGCTCTGCAAAAAACAATCAAATCGATTGTAGAACATTTTTTAGCAAAGAATAACTAAGGGGAAAGATCTTGGCGACACCGCGTGAGATAAAAAAGAGGATTAACTCGGTTAAAAACACGAGAAAAATCACTCGAACCATGGAGATGGTCTCCACGGCTAAGGCAAAAAAAGCCACTAACAAAGTGAATGCGGCGAAACCATACGCTGACTTAACACGTGAGTTAGTATCTTCTTTGTCTAGCCTTGCAGGGATCATTCACAGCCCTTACTTAAGGAAGCCGGATAAAATCCGTAAAGTTGCTATCCTTGCTATCGCCGCAAATCGTGGGTTATGCGGTGGTTTTAACTCCAACCTTCTTCGTATGGTAAAAAACCGTATTGAAGAGTTGAAGTCAAAAGGTGTGGAAGTAGAAGTCCACGCTGTAGGGAAAAAGGCGATCTCTTTCTTTAAATTTGCTAAAGTTGAATTGGTAACTTCATACACCAACATCGATGACAAAGCCGGAAGTAAAGAGGCAAACGATCTTGCTTCTTATTTTATGGAACGTTTTGCCAACGAATCGGTGGATTCTGTTGAAATCATTTCCACTCATTATTATTCAGCAGCAAATCAAAAACCTGAGATTACCACAGTTCTTCCACTTCAAATGGAAGAATCGGGATCCAAGGGATCTACGGGACCGGATGTATTGTACGAACCAGACCCAAAAACCATCTTAGAAAACTTACTTCCAATGGTGATTAAAACAACTTTTGTTAAAATCATTTTGGAGTCAGTTGCTTCCGAACACATTGCACGTAGAGTGGCGATGAAGGCAGCTACAGATGCCGCTGGTGAGATGATTAAACTTCTGACTCGTGGATACAACAGAGTTCGTCAGGCAAAAATTACGCAGGAAATTTCAGAAATCGTAGGGGGAGCGGAAGCCATCTCCTAACAAAGGTCTTTCGGAGTATATATGAATAAAGGTAAAATTAAACAAATCATCGGTTCGGTATTGGACATCAGTTTTGATTCCGGGAATATGCCTGAGATCTACAATGCAGTAGAGATTCAATCGAAAGTAAACGGCAAAGATGTTACCATCACTGCAGAAGTGCAACAACACATTGGAGATAACACAGTTCGTGCGATTTCCCTTCAATCCACAGATGGTTTAAAACGTGGTTTAGAAGTGGTTGATACAGGAATTCCAATTTCTGTTCCAGTAGGAACAAAAACACTTGGTAGAATTTTTAACGTACTTGGTGAGGCAATCGACGAACTCGGTGACCTTCCAAAAGACGTAAAGAAGATGCCAATCCATAGAAATGCTCCTTCTTACGAAGAAATTAAACCTAAAACTGAGATCTTTGAAACAGGGATCAAGGTTATCGACCTTCTTGCTCCTTACATCAAAGGGGGAAAAACAGGACTCTTCGGTGGTGCTGGGGTTGGTAAAACCGTTCTTATCCAAGAGCTTATCAACAACATCGCTAAACAACATGGTGGTTACTCTGTGTTCGCTGGTGTGGGTGAAAGGACTCGTGAAGGAAACGACCTTTGGAACGAGATGAAGGAATCTGGAGTTATCGACAAAACTGTTCTTTGTTTTGGTCAGATGAACGAACCACCAGGTGCTCGTCTTCGTATCGCACTTTCTGCATTAACTATGGCAGAAAACTTCCGCGATGAATCCGGATCAGACATTTTACTTTTCGTAGATAATATCTTCCGTTTCTCTCAAGCTGGTTCTGAAGTATCGGCCCTTCTTGGTCGTATGCCATCAGCGGTAGGATACCAACCAACTCTTTCCACAGAGATGGGGGGATTACAAGAACGGATTACTTCTACGGTTCGTGGTTCCATCACTTCGGTGCAAGCGATCTACGTTCCTGCCGACGACTTAACTGACCCGGCTCCTGCAACTGCGTTTGCTCACTTAGATGCAACAACGACATTGTCTCGTGCGATTTCTGAAAAAGGGATTTATCCTGCTGTGGATCCACTTGATTCCACATCACGTATCATGAACCCACAAATCGTTGGGGAAGAACACTACAACACAGCTCGTGAAGTACAAAGAATTCTTCAAAGATACAAAGACCTCCAAGATATCATCGCGATTCTTGGTATGGACGAACTTTCTGAGGATGACAAAATTCTAGTATCTCGTGCTCGTCGTTTGGAAAAATTCCTCTCCCAACCATTCCACGTGGCAGAACAGTTCACTGGTCGACCTGGAAAGTATGTGAAGTTAGAAGATACCATCCGTTCCTTCAAAGGAATCATTGAAGGTAAGTATGACACTCTTCCAGAACAAGCATTCTACATGGTCGGATCAATCGACGAAGTGATTGAAGCGGCTAAACAACTCAAAGGTTAATTCGGATGAGTAAAGAACTGACTTTAACAGTCATCTCTCCTGACAAAATCCTTTACCAGGGCAAGGCGGAATCAGTGATTCTGCCAGGTTCTGTGGGTTATTTTGGAATTTTACCAGGCCATGCAACTTTAGTCTCCCAACTTGATTTTGGGCTCATCAAATTGCACACGTCTGGTAAAGAATTCCGAATCGCCATTGATGGTGGGTTCTCTGAAGTGAGAAATGACCAAATCCGAGTGCTCACTGAGGGTGGGGAATCCGAGGACGATTTATCCCATGACCACGCCATCGAACTCTTACAGGAAGCGGAAGCACTCCCAACCTCGAAAGAGAAAGAAAATCTCCTAAAGAAAGCAAAAGTTCGCATTTTACTGCACGAACGTTAATTTTTTTCCCCCCTTCTTGCCGAAAATATACCAGAGGGGGATTTCCTTTGAATTCAATCTGGATCAGACGAATGGTATTCTTTATTGTACTATTGTCTGGATTGGTTTACTTAAAGGAAAACCCTGATTTGCGAAAAAGAATCTATTCGGAAGCACCGATTCGTGTTAAAATTGAGGGACCAGTTGTGAACCCTGGAGTTTATACATTAGAAGCAGGTTCCAATGGAAACGATTTAATTGAGATCGCTGGTGGAACATTACCAGGTGCGCAAATCAAAACGGAGGACAGTATCTTGGAACAGCCGTTAGAGGATGGCCAGATACTAAATTTGGGAAAACGGTAATCGAGGCGAATGGCGGATCAAGAAAAGAATAAAAACGAAGATCTAGATAACATCGAACCTATACTCGATGAAGACTCGTTTTCGTTAGATTTGGATGATTTTGATATTGGTGATGAGGATTTAGATGTCTCACCAGGGATTGAAGCTCCAAACTTAGATGATATTTCCGCCTTTGATGATGAAGACGATTCCATTTCAGGTATGGTTGCTTCGTCTGATGATTATGATGATATATTAGATATAGACTTAGATTCCGATTTAAATTTACTCGGGGAAGAAGACCCCATTTTACACGATGAGGACATTCAGGCTGATTTTTCAGACTATGAAGATGACTCAGATACAGTTCCACACACACAACAACCATCCCATTCGAATCAAAACAATGGTATTGAAGACGAAGAACTCGAATTAGAATTTGATGATGATTTAATTGATCTCGATAAAGAGATTGAATCCATTCTCAATGGCGAAGATGGAATTTTATCATCTAAAAAACAATCTCCATCCGTGGATGAAGATGAAGATGGCCCAATTTCTCTTTCATTGGAAGAGTTGGAAAACATTACAGGTTCACTTCCTGAAGAAGAACACTCTGGACTTCCAGAACGAAATCAAAACATCGAAGATGATACATTCGGTGAACATGCGTTAATTGATGAACATTCTGATTTAGATTTGGATTTGGATGACTCTGAAATTGATACATCCTTGTCCTTCGATGAAGATGGAAAACCGCAGTTTGATCTTACTGACTACGATAACGAAGAAACATTTGTTCCTCAAGATGACTTAGGTCCAGGCGGAGAAGAAGGATCTAATTTCCAAT
The sequence above is a segment of the Leptospira sp. WS39.C2 genome. Coding sequences within it:
- the atpC gene encoding ATP synthase F1 subunit epsilon, which produces MSKELTLTVISPDKILYQGKAESVILPGSVGYFGILPGHATLVSQLDFGLIKLHTSGKEFRIAIDGGFSEVRNDQIRVLTEGGESEDDLSHDHAIELLQEAEALPTSKEKENLLKKAKVRILLHER
- the atpD gene encoding F0F1 ATP synthase subunit beta, whose translation is MNKGKIKQIIGSVLDISFDSGNMPEIYNAVEIQSKVNGKDVTITAEVQQHIGDNTVRAISLQSTDGLKRGLEVVDTGIPISVPVGTKTLGRIFNVLGEAIDELGDLPKDVKKMPIHRNAPSYEEIKPKTEIFETGIKVIDLLAPYIKGGKTGLFGGAGVGKTVLIQELINNIAKQHGGYSVFAGVGERTREGNDLWNEMKESGVIDKTVLCFGQMNEPPGARLRIALSALTMAENFRDESGSDILLFVDNIFRFSQAGSEVSALLGRMPSAVGYQPTLSTEMGGLQERITSTVRGSITSVQAIYVPADDLTDPAPATAFAHLDATTTLSRAISEKGIYPAVDPLDSTSRIMNPQIVGEEHYNTAREVQRILQRYKDLQDIIAILGMDELSEDDKILVSRARRLEKFLSQPFHVAEQFTGRPGKYVKLEDTIRSFKGIIEGKYDTLPEQAFYMVGSIDEVIEAAKQLKG
- a CDS encoding glutathione peroxidase, producing the protein MAEEFYNIKVKRGSEEVPMEQFKDKVLLIVNTASQCGFTPQYKGLQETYDRWKGKGFEILAFPCNQFGEQEPGSDSDIKLFCERTFSTTFPIFSKLEVNGPNTDPLYSHLKKSAPGIFGSLDIKWNFTKFLIDKYGKVVKRYAPITKPEAIEKDIEKLVQG
- the atpA gene encoding F0F1 ATP synthase subunit alpha, with translation MKIKTDEVTSVLKQEIKNFKKDLQVEEVGTVLEVGDGIARVYGLTNVMSGELVEFQNGVRGQAFNLEENSVGVVIFGDYIKIEEGFTVKRVGKIFEVPVGPELLGRVLNPLGEVIDGKGPLNAKKTRPVESPAPGIAMRKSVHEPMQTGIKAIDAMIPIGRGQRELIIGDRGTGKTSIAIDTIINQKGKGVICVYVAIGQKASTVASTIEMLREKGALEYTIIVSANASEPAPMLYIAPYSGATMAEYFMYEEGKATLVVYDDLSKQAVAYRQMSLLLRRPPGREAYPGDVFYLHSRLLERAAKLDDKFGGGSMTALPIIETQEGEVSAYIPTNVISITDGQIYLQSNLFASGLRPAVDVGISVSRVGSAAQIKAMKKVAGTLKSDLAQFRDLEAFAQLGTELDPVTQAQLDRGYRVLEILKQPNNSPTPVEEQVISIFAVTKGFMDTIPTAKVREFEAFLLKTMREQHPEILEEIRTAKEVKQEAALQKTIKSIVEHFLAKNN
- the atpG gene encoding ATP synthase F1 subunit gamma, yielding MATPREIKKRINSVKNTRKITRTMEMVSTAKAKKATNKVNAAKPYADLTRELVSSLSSLAGIIHSPYLRKPDKIRKVAILAIAANRGLCGGFNSNLLRMVKNRIEELKSKGVEVEVHAVGKKAISFFKFAKVELVTSYTNIDDKAGSKEANDLASYFMERFANESVDSVEIISTHYYSAANQKPEITTVLPLQMEESGSKGSTGPDVLYEPDPKTILENLLPMVIKTTFVKIILESVASEHIARRVAMKAATDAAGEMIKLLTRGYNRVRQAKITQEISEIVGGAEAIS
- the atpE gene encoding ATP synthase F0 subunit C, whose translation is MEFGLGYIAVGLAAGLALLGAGIGIGRIGGSVAESISRQPEAAGKIQLVLYVAAGMIEGAALFAVVIALLIALKLNGSIDKTIGAGATKVEQGQ
- the atpH gene encoding ATP synthase F1 subunit delta; translation: MSLNQISKVYATALLELAQEANSLESTEEELSSLVDVFFSDDSIRHYFLSPLVDPSEKEQTAAKSVQGKASEIVANFITLVVRKNRFLYLKDILEAYRAGVDRLKNRSSLRIVSKESLGKESVDRITKSIASKFGREIRVTEQMDPALIGGFKIYIDDFLIDASIRAKLAGTREALLQKKIPVGAFE
- a CDS encoding MarR family winged helix-turn-helix transcriptional regulator, translated to MKLYRPLLADIGLTYPQYLVMLVMWEEKETTVSKLGEKLELDSGTLTPLLKRLELAGYLQRTRSIEDERMVILSLTKNGKQLREKAKNIPEQIFCLSGIKENQAVQLKAILDEIG
- the atpB gene encoding F0F1 ATP synthase subunit A gives rise to the protein MENKSKYRFFLSFLLVFSLSFTNVFANDSEGHSSDEGFDFSEVMAHHLGDAPIFPLNFGGTIVTEGQPGFDSENHDVFVNHDGVKYHYVGGLDMHITKRVTMMWIACFFMFIIFIPAANLISKNPKKVHNKFTSGVEAFVNYLKENVVDASLDHHGHSYYHYIFSLFFFILFCNLFGLIPSIGELTVAASDGLVALGVFEHTPHSLHTFGEIWSGITPTGDISVTLSLASITLLTIYGTAFTYQGISFVAHAVPKGVPLPLWPLMWVLEFIVTHIARSFALTMRLLANMTAGHVMILALLGFIFMSENWFIAPVSVLSSVLIYFLELLVAFLQAFIFSLLTTVFIGTVMHRH
- a CDS encoding F0F1 ATP synthase subunit B, with the protein product MVLLAASGFNLLKVNPGLVIWTLVTFSVVVFVLKKFAWDKILHALEERASGIQGDINKAESLRVEAEKSLKEYKDQLFKATEEAHRIVDEAKKDAVALRTKLTEEAHNEVKGIKDSAVREIELAKGRALSELQNQIVEMSVLIASEILEKQLKKEDYASFVEKEIAKLDKLKIK